NNNNNNNNNNNNNNNNNNNNNNNNNNNNNNNNNNNNNNNNNNNNNNNNNNNNNNNNNNNNNNNNNNNNNNNNNNNNNNNNNNNNNNNNNNNNNNNNNNNNNNNNNNNNNNNNNNNNNNNNNNNNNNNNNNNNNNNNNNNNNNNNNNNNNNNNNNNNNNNNNNNNNNNNNNNNNNNNNNNNNNNNNNNNNNNNNNNNNNNNNNNNNNNNNNNNNNNNNNNNNNNNNNNNNNNNNNNNNNNNNNNNNNNNNNNNNNNNNNNNNNNNNNNNNNNNNNNNNNNNNNNNNNNNNNNNNNNNNNNNNNNNNNNNNNNNNNNNNNNNNNNNNNNNNNNNNNNNNNNNNNNNNNNNNNNNNNNNNNNNNNNNNNNNNNNNNNNNNNNNNNNNNNNNNNNNNNNNNNNNNNNNNNNNNNNNNNNcggacgggctttgaccagtggagctctgcacccggttgtgtcaggtcggcccgtagggacacccgggagcaacatccaggccaaacccacagctacatccaccgtgtagacccgacgcgtccgtttcccccctccaggtgccggcgtcgtccatgaggggggcacaccgtggacgtgaggggggtcacactctggagacgggtgtcgggcgtttgcaaccgccacaaaactTTTGTCGGCATAGCTATTTTTTATTTTAATAAAATATAATGAtctatattcaaaagaacatgaccacacattattaacgtgctcgaaaaaatacaaactatatatatatatattcataatatatgaaaaaaatacaaactacatatatattcgtatgtatgtttatatttaacatgctacatgttagttgatataataatacataaaaaagctTAAAAGATATATATGAAAAAAgtctacctatgccgacggctatgagCCGTCGGCATAGAGACGACCAGGTTTTAGGCGGCGGGCGGCGTGCCGCGGATCGCTGACGTGGcaggtatgccgacggcagccgtcggcatatgtcTTGGACGGTGCGGCCCGGATCGGTGACATGGCGtgcggacctatgccgacggcccctcgcctcggccgtcggcatagctctgacGACGTTAGCCGCCCGTCAACAGCGGGGTCGCCGGGCCCACcactatgccgacggcccttgTAAGCCGACGGCAGCTGTCGGCGTACTTGCAGATAGGCCGACGGCCGTTCTAggccgacgggtgccgtcggcttagCTCCGTCTAACCCGACGGCCTGGATACGCCGACGGCCAGGACCAGGCTGTCGGCATATCTCCGAGGAACCCGACGGTGGTCGTCGGCATTGTTTTGGCCGTCGGGGTAGCACCCTGTTCCGGTAGTGGTTCCCCGCCGTCCCCCGAACGCCCCCGGCGGCGGCCGGTCACATCCGCGAGATGGCGCTCATCCCGGCCACCTCGCCCCGTCCTTCTCCGTCCCCAATTTGAACAACCGGCGTCTGATTCCGGCGGGTGGCCGCCGATTCTGGTGGGCAACTGATGATTCTGGTGAGCTATGCGGTGGAATTGCGGCAGCGCATCCTTCCCGACGAGGTTTGACCGGTATAAGGGTCGCCCTTAGTTTGGCCTTCGAACCTTCAAATATATGGGTTTCGGGTGTGGGTTTACGGTGCCTCTTAAAATATTTAAGGGTCGGACCACTTGTACGGTTTCTGTTCTGCAACTTTTTTTCGGCCAAACCCTTAAAATCTGAAAATTATAAGGGTTTGACCGGttttacggggtctgctagagatgctctgacAAGGGTGACGCCGCGGAGAGGAACTGAGTAGGCGCATCCTGCCGACCGGCGATGCGGGACAATAGTCACAACTAGTAGTATATCGAAGGAATCGGAAGTAGCAGATCGAACCGGATTTTTATGAAATAATCTGATACATCGAATTCAATAGGTACAAGACTTCTTCGGCAGTTTGTGTAGCCACAGTCCTCATCACTTACAAATTACAACACAAAGGCACAACAAATTGCCCCGTGGTTGGATGGAAGTCTGAAAACCAAGAATCAGGAGCAAATCATAACTCTTATTCAAAACCTTGTAGTCTATTCCAACTTATGCATGTTTGGTCATACAATTTCTTTGCCAGAAGCATGGAGGAGGAACGTCGACATGCAAAAAGTAGAGCTAGAGCTCATCTTGGAAAGATGTGGCCCATCTGAGGGACCCCGCCTTGAGGCGAGCATTCTCCTTATTGAGCTCCTCCTGCTAGTTGATGTAGTGTTTGGTGATGCAGTTGGGGTTGAGGCAGATGAAGTTCTTGAGCACCTCCCGCACGACCATGTTCTCGGACAGGATCCTCGTGTTCTCCTCGCGGAGGAAGAGGTTCTCCGCCCTGCAAGACCTGCGACACTAGGATGTTAAGTTAAATGAGAAGGAAAAAAAGTGTGGGCAGAGAGCGGCTAGTGTTTGGAAGGAGACCCAGGTATCAGTCCAAAAGAAAGTGGTGAGGCCATTATTCGTGACGACGATTGAGATTTTTTGAAGGGTGGGGAGTTGTGAGTTTATAATTTTCCAGAGGAACGAATGGTTATGTTTGTCAGCAATAGCATGTGTATATAGCCACTATGGTACTAATTTAGAGCAAACTTCATTAGTACATAATTATTCAGTAAGCAAAGTTCTTCAAATCTGGACCACCATATTTGTTGGTTTGCAAACATTTTTTCAAGCAATAACACATTGAGTCTCTGTATAAGTTTCCTCTGCCGTAAAAAAAGGCTTGACGAATTGCATCAAGTTCTTTCAAAAAAAAAGTTGGAAATGCGAAAACAGACATGAAATAGACAACAAGAGTCAAGTACAGAAGAAAGAAAGGTCAACCTAGCAGCCCGAGAGCCGAGAAAGTAGACAGGAAATCGAGCCGCTGAGGTATTTGAGAGAGCATTGGACGATCGGTTGGAAGGCTGAAGAGGGGAGCTTGGTGGGGGAAAGAAGTAGGCCTAGATAGGGCTGGGGGGAGGTAGAAACGGCGCATCCGCAGCGATGGAGGGCTGGACGTGGATGGGTAGCTAGGAAGGTAGTCTTGTGAAGATTCAGCAAGAGGACAGTAGCGTTGGCAAACATATCCAGGATTTTTTTGAGTTGCGTGGCAGTATGCATTGTCAGATCGATATGCTACAATCCATCTTATGCTTAAATTTTGATGAGAAGGGCCCAGAAAGCTGCGATCAATTTAGGAAAACCTATCAATCTTAGGCTGTTAAACAAATAACCTGTTCCTTGGATTTGGCGTGTTAGATACTTAGATCTCTCTCCACTTTATCTGATGTAGACCATGTGGTGATGAGCTTCTCACGGTCTCACATCTAACAGGGTTGACGCTGCGGAGAGGAACCAAGCAGCCGCGTCCTGCCGGTCGACGAGCGGGACAATAGTTACAACTCACAAGTAACAACACACAACACAAGGAACGACGCGATCTACTAGTATTATCGAAGGAAACCATGTTTCTTACAGAAGTAGCAGAACCGGCTCTTCATGAAATATAATCTCATACATCGAATTGAGTAGGTAGATCTCCTTTGTTCTGACTTCTCCCAGGAGTAATGTTGGAGCTTCCTATGGTGGCTCCAACTAATAAATGAGTACGAActagagtacaagacttctgcggCAGTTTGTGTAGGCACAGTCCTCAGTTACAACACAAACGCACAACAAATTGCCCACGACTCGATGAAGATCTGACAACTAAGAATTATTCAGGACCAAATCATGTCTCTTATTCGAAACCTTGTACTAGTTTATTCGAACTTATGCATGTTTGGTCATACAATTTCCTCGCCGAAAGCATGGCGGAGGAACGTCGACATGCAAAAAGTAAAGCTAGGGTTCATCTGGAAAGATGTAGTGCAGTGGAGGAGCCCCGCCTTGAGGCGAGCGTTCTCCCGATTGAGCTCCTGCTGGTCGATGCAGTCCTTGAGGACGCAGTGGGGGCAGGTGGCGGAGTTCTTGAGCGCCTCCCGCACTGCCATGATCTCGGAGCGGAGACTTGTGTTCTCCCAGCGGAGGAAGCGGTTCTCCAGCCGCTCGTGCTCAATCTGCCATGCCATCATAAAGATTCCAGCCCGTTAATTGCATCACCGATCGAGGACACGAGATCGAGAAAATGAAAAAATAGAAAACTATGGAGCAAATCAGAGATCCAGTCCATAACCCATACCTTGATCTGTGTCCGGTGGTTCTGGAACCAGGATCTGACCTGCTTGGTCTCCAGACCAAGCTCGCGTCCAAGCTGAGCGCACTGGATCTCATTGGGGTGGTCGTACTTCTTGTACGACCTGCGCGCGCACACATACATAATTGATTAGTTTCTGTCACTAGTGTCTAGTACGCAGTAGTATGAAGATGCATAGAACAGCAAATCACGGGAAATGGACAAAAATGAAGATATTAAGAGATTAGAACCTACTCCTCCAACTTCTGGACCTGCTCCTGTGCGTGGCGGCGTTGGCGCTTCCGGCGCTCCTGCAGCTGCTGCTGGCTGTCGGAGCCCCCCTGCTGGTGGTCGCCGAAGTCCATGGCTCTCGCTCGCTCTCTCTTGGAGGCTGGCTATAGAAGGAGAGGATGGAAGGGGAGCGATGGCTTTTTGCTCTGATGTGTGATTCCTC
This portion of the Triticum dicoccoides isolate Atlit2015 ecotype Zavitan chromosome 7A, WEW_v2.0, whole genome shotgun sequence genome encodes:
- the LOC119332270 gene encoding homeobox-leucine zipper protein ROC8-like, giving the protein MDFGDHQQGGSDSQQQLQERRKRQRRHAQEQVQKLEESYKKYDHPNEIQCAQLGRELGLETKQVRSWFQNHRTQIKIEHERLENRFLRWENTSLRSEIMAVREALKNSATCPHCVLKDCIDQQELNRENARLKAGLLHCTTSFQMNPSFTFCMSTFLRHAFGEEIV